A genome region from Pyrenophora tritici-repentis strain M4 chromosome 9, whole genome shotgun sequence includes the following:
- a CDS encoding peroxisomal membrane anchor protein (Pex14) — protein MVREDLITSAVSFLQDPSVASAPLEKRIAFLQSKNLTQEEVDISLARAAEDPGQPAPPPQTSAVSNNAYRPPPAAPYASYPPQGYWQPPPPPEPPKRDWRDYFIMATVMGGVGYGLYFTAKRYVLPLIQPPTQPQLEQDKASVDESFKRAFDLLEQLNTDTAALKASEEARTSRLDDALGEVEGVLLSLKESSKRQGDDNRRIEDDVRGLRDLIPKALESQKEATDARLKELSTELKSLKTLIGNRMSAPAAPRPQSATSGYYGAGQSSAASAPAVNGTSAASISTPQSSSTPAPSESTNGTSTAESQTNGNATAASASTPSTEKTLPSYGRGPAGRAAIPVWQMAAAKKTEDAKKDTSESGTATEASA, from the exons ATGGTCCGCGAGGATCTCATAACGTCGGCTGTATCCT TCCTCCAGGATCCGTCAGTTGCCAGCGCGCCCCTTGAGAAGCGCATCGCTTTCCTGCAATCCAAGAACCTCACTCAGGAAGAGGTCGATATTTCACTCGCACGTGCTGCAGAAGACCCAGGCCAGCCCGCACCTCCTCCACAGACATCTGCGGTATCCAACAATGCATACCGACCACCACCCGCCGCCCCATATGCAAGCTATCCCCCCCAAGGATACTGGCAACCGCCGCCACCACCAGA GCCGCCAAAACGCGACTGGCGAGACTACTTCATCATGGCCACGGTCATGGGCGGAGTAGGATACGGTCTTTATTTCACAGCGAAACGATACGTCCTACCCCTAATACAACCACCTACGCAACCTCAACTAGAGCAAGACAAGGCGTCCGTCGACGAGTCTTTCAAGCGCGCATTCGACCTCCTGGAACAACTCAACACCGACACAGCCGCACTCAAGGCATCAGAGGAGGCGAGGACTTCGAGGCTTGATGATGCGCTTGGCGAGGTGGAAGGTGTACTCTTGAGCCTTAAGGAGTCTTCAAAGAGGCAAGGGGATGACAACAGGCGTATAGAGGATGATGTGCGCGGCTTGAGGGATCTGATCCCCAAGGCATTGGAGTCTCAGAAGGAAGCGACTGACGCCAGGCTTAAGGAGTTGTCAACTGAGCTCAAGAGTCTGAAGACTCTGATTGGCAACAGGATGAGTGCACCTGCTGCACCACGTCCACAGAGCGCTACCTCCGGCTACTATGGAGCCGGTCAGTCAAGCGCTGCATCGGCGCCTGCCGTAAATGGAACATCCGCTGCTTCTATATCAACACCACAGTCATCATCTACCCCTGCCCCGAGCGAGTCAACAAACGGCACCAGCACTGCTGAGAGCCAGACGAACGGCAACGCAACAGCTGCATCTGCCTCAACTCCGAGCACAGAAAAGACCCTCCCTTCCTACGGCAGGGGTCCGGCTGGACGAGCAGCTATTCCGGTGTGGCAGATGGCTGCCGCGAAGAAGACTGAGGATGCGAAGAAAGACACGAGTGAGAGCGGAACAGCGACTGAAGCGAGTGCATAG